A genomic segment from Armatimonadia bacterium encodes:
- a CDS encoding carbohydrate ABC transporter permease, protein MRVPGWLKGLYYLAILPVLVGVLFPFAVMLSTALKSPQEISGYGQAHYSLIPQHWQLSNFIECFRAMPLGQCFLNSLIVATGATLLNILCALPAAYALSRLEFWGKKALLFGILVTQMFAPIVLVLALFAQFQNYHLLQTDDGLVNAFKWIHVFPSGWVAEALEGWKVFLALILVNAACSLAFSIWLLTGYFSTVPEEIEEAALIDGCSRLQTIRRVILPLALPGLVTTVIFAFIGAWNEYVFALTFVPSDELRTLTVAIPSFIGQYETQWHYLMAAALLATIPVMALFLSVEKHLVRGLTAGGIK, encoded by the coding sequence ATGCGAGTACCTGGCTGGCTCAAAGGACTGTACTACCTGGCGATCCTCCCGGTTCTGGTGGGGGTCCTGTTCCCCTTTGCTGTGATGCTCTCGACGGCGCTCAAGTCGCCGCAGGAGATCAGCGGTTACGGGCAGGCCCACTACTCGCTGATTCCCCAACACTGGCAACTCTCGAACTTCATCGAGTGCTTCCGGGCAATGCCGCTGGGCCAGTGCTTCCTGAACAGTCTGATTGTCGCGACCGGAGCGACGCTGCTGAACATCCTGTGTGCGCTTCCGGCCGCCTATGCGCTGAGCCGCCTGGAGTTCTGGGGCAAGAAGGCGCTGCTGTTCGGGATACTCGTGACGCAGATGTTCGCGCCGATTGTTCTGGTGTTGGCCCTGTTCGCGCAGTTCCAGAACTACCACCTGCTCCAGACGGACGACGGGCTGGTGAACGCCTTCAAGTGGATTCATGTCTTCCCCTCCGGCTGGGTGGCCGAGGCGCTGGAAGGCTGGAAGGTGTTCCTGGCGCTGATCCTGGTGAACGCGGCATGCTCGCTGGCTTTCAGCATCTGGCTGCTGACGGGGTACTTCAGCACGGTGCCCGAGGAGATCGAGGAGGCAGCGCTGATCGACGGCTGCTCGCGACTGCAGACGATCCGGCGGGTGATCCTTCCACTGGCTCTGCCGGGTCTGGTGACGACGGTCATCTTCGCCTTCATCGGCGCGTGGAACGAGTACGTGTTCGCGCTGACCTTCGTCCCCAGCGACGAACTGCGGACGCTGACGGTGGCGATTCCGAGCTTCATTGGCCAGTACGAGACGCAATGGCACTACCTCATGGCGGCGGCCCTGCTGGCGACCATCCCGGTGATGGCGCTGTTCCTGTCGGTAGAGAAGCACCTGGTGCGCGGGCTGACCGCCGGAGGTATCAAGTAA
- a CDS encoding family 10 glycosylhydrolase, producing MRLSVISRPTFTALLVCLALSAPAMAATVSFGELTAPVTLHGTAREATEPGSDQSALVLDGAAGSYAGVAVPDSWKPVSFRVQVRFRLDERRGGTVPLSWPGCFCVYVDGQGRLRVLLETQSGRLAGSYEQALPLGQDLEVSFEYRASDLCLLYVNGRSVVSLRGRGPLKRGGPELWLGRYQYRDEKTGQDQDAWMKGTVSQARLSALPDDDRYQMDTTGLTNAINVSFGDAIVVGKGWRQLNRPEHALELVRECQRRGVKKVFLRCDQEYILEFCERRMPPDHWYMKALAQVQGDMHAEILRQCHAAGIKVYAYQTIFDCGSPSSVLYGGASPFPWEARFTIEHPEYLMESRDGKQRQYGVLCYAYPQAREYMVGVLRHLMAKWDFDGLYLCTRTHSQPADFADQFGYNEPVVQEYRRRYGKDLRTEEFSRPEWYDLLGEGLTQLLRDARQAIPGKEVVVAMPRSDTIGPPYGNMRLDWRRWCEEKLVDGLVVGVITGGWHYPNSMHRPGYVQSEQDEVAMRPLEQDLREYFGPTCKAAGVELYLSRTSIYSDVDRDLLKLPGMTGFMTYLEP from the coding sequence ATGCGCCTCTCCGTCATCAGCCGTCCCACCTTTACGGCGCTTCTTGTGTGCCTGGCGCTCAGCGCACCAGCGATGGCTGCCACGGTCAGCTTCGGCGAGTTGACGGCGCCGGTGACGCTTCACGGCACTGCTCGCGAGGCCACTGAACCCGGCAGTGACCAGAGCGCCCTTGTGCTTGACGGCGCTGCCGGGAGCTATGCCGGCGTCGCTGTGCCGGACTCCTGGAAGCCGGTGAGCTTCCGCGTGCAGGTGCGCTTCCGCCTCGACGAGAGGCGGGGTGGTACTGTGCCCCTCTCCTGGCCGGGGTGCTTCTGCGTGTACGTGGATGGTCAGGGGCGTCTGCGGGTGCTGCTGGAGACGCAATCGGGCCGTCTGGCGGGGAGCTATGAACAGGCGCTGCCGCTGGGGCAAGACCTTGAGGTGAGCTTCGAGTACCGCGCCTCCGACCTGTGCCTGCTGTATGTCAACGGTCGGAGCGTGGTGAGCCTGCGAGGACGTGGGCCGCTGAAGCGTGGCGGACCGGAGCTGTGGCTGGGGCGCTACCAGTACCGCGACGAGAAGACCGGGCAGGATCAGGATGCCTGGATGAAGGGTACGGTGTCGCAGGCACGTCTGTCAGCCTTGCCTGACGACGACCGCTACCAGATGGACACCACCGGCTTGACGAATGCGATCAATGTGAGCTTCGGCGACGCGATTGTGGTGGGCAAGGGCTGGCGGCAACTCAACCGGCCCGAGCATGCGCTGGAGCTAGTTCGCGAGTGTCAGCGGCGGGGCGTGAAGAAGGTCTTCCTGCGCTGCGACCAGGAGTACATCCTGGAGTTCTGCGAGCGCCGGATGCCGCCGGATCACTGGTACATGAAGGCCCTGGCGCAGGTTCAGGGCGACATGCACGCCGAGATCCTGCGGCAGTGTCATGCGGCGGGGATCAAGGTCTACGCGTACCAGACCATCTTCGATTGCGGCAGTCCGAGTTCGGTGCTCTATGGAGGCGCGTCACCCTTCCCGTGGGAGGCGCGGTTCACGATTGAGCATCCCGAGTACCTGATGGAGAGCCGCGACGGGAAGCAGCGGCAGTACGGGGTTCTGTGCTACGCTTACCCGCAGGCGCGGGAGTACATGGTCGGGGTGCTGCGGCACCTGATGGCCAAGTGGGATTTCGACGGGCTATACCTGTGCACGCGGACACACTCACAGCCCGCTGACTTCGCCGACCAGTTCGGCTACAATGAGCCCGTCGTGCAGGAGTACCGGCGGCGCTACGGCAAGGACCTGCGCACCGAGGAGTTCTCGCGACCCGAGTGGTATGATCTGCTCGGGGAGGGACTGACCCAACTGCTGCGGGATGCCCGGCAGGCCATCCCGGGCAAGGAAGTCGTGGTTGCGATGCCGCGCTCGGACACGATAGGCCCTCCCTACGGCAATATGCGGCTGGACTGGCGAAGGTGGTGTGAGGAGAAGCTGGTGGACGGACTGGTGGTCGGGGTGATCACCGGCGGGTGGCACTACCCGAACTCCATGCACCGTCCGGGCTACGTGCAAAGCGAGCAAGATGAGGTGGCGATGCGGCCGCTGGAGCAGGACCTGAGAGAGTACTTCGGCCCGACCTGCAAGGCGGCGGGCGTGGAGCTGTACCTGTCGCGCACCAGCATCTACTCGGACGTTGACCGAGACCTGCTGAAGCTGCCGGGCATGACCGGCTTCATGACCTACCTGGAGCCCTGA
- the clcA gene encoding H(+)/Cl(-) exchange transporter ClcA, protein MPRKEAPQVEKAEGSERGHPGRHEARAERPRLRVRRRHQSVPATLVGLGSGVAAVLFQQALQLAEGTRTSLFAHLHAFPAWGWLVLPILGGFCAGLAGWLTSRFAPEASGSGIPHVKGVLMHVRSLNWLRVLPVKFVGGVLAIGAGLSLGREGPTVQMGAAVGKAVGDRLHLPHRTRGQLIAAGAGAGLAAAFNAPLAGFIFTIEELRRELSPLTYGPALIAAVVADVVTRTFTGQVPSFHVRGYPMPPLSALPLFAVVGGLAGLVGVVFNHSLLWTLRRFHSWSGMPVWLRAGLVGVLAGLVGWWLPQAIGGGHSTAEAVLRGQYAAVGCVGFLVVLFVAKFVMTIVSYGAGVPGGIFAPLLVLGSLVGLMTGQVSGLAFPEVANTPAAFAVVGMAAAFSSIVRAPLTGIVLILEMTSNYDQLLALLVACMVAFLVAERLGNKPIYEALLEYDLNRRGVPERPNATEAVTLELAVESRSWMEGRRVDDLGLPPGCLVVTVARGVEEVVPQPDTRLQAGDQVRFVVSGRKPAICATLSRRAKMREDPPLHRH, encoded by the coding sequence ATGCCACGTAAGGAAGCGCCCCAGGTCGAGAAGGCCGAGGGAAGTGAACGGGGGCACCCCGGGCGTCACGAAGCCCGTGCAGAGCGCCCGAGGCTGAGGGTGCGTCGTCGGCATCAGTCGGTGCCCGCAACCCTCGTTGGACTGGGCAGTGGAGTTGCGGCGGTGCTGTTCCAACAGGCTCTGCAGCTCGCAGAGGGGACACGGACCTCGCTCTTCGCGCACCTGCATGCCTTCCCTGCCTGGGGATGGTTGGTGCTGCCGATCCTCGGGGGCTTCTGTGCCGGTCTGGCAGGATGGCTGACTTCGCGCTTCGCACCGGAGGCTTCAGGCAGTGGCATCCCGCACGTCAAAGGCGTGCTGATGCACGTGCGCTCGCTGAACTGGCTGCGGGTGCTGCCGGTCAAGTTTGTGGGAGGCGTGCTGGCCATCGGCGCCGGGTTGTCCCTGGGTCGCGAAGGGCCGACGGTGCAGATGGGAGCGGCTGTCGGCAAGGCCGTCGGAGACAGGCTGCACCTACCCCATCGCACACGTGGTCAACTGATCGCCGCCGGCGCCGGTGCAGGACTGGCTGCCGCCTTCAACGCACCACTGGCGGGCTTCATCTTCACGATCGAGGAACTGCGGCGCGAGCTGTCGCCTCTGACCTACGGTCCGGCTCTGATTGCTGCCGTGGTGGCGGACGTTGTGACGCGCACCTTCACCGGGCAGGTTCCTTCCTTCCATGTGAGGGGATACCCGATGCCGCCGCTGAGTGCGCTGCCGCTGTTTGCAGTGGTTGGCGGCCTTGCCGGGTTGGTGGGTGTGGTGTTCAACCACAGTCTTCTGTGGACACTGCGGCGCTTCCACTCGTGGTCAGGGATGCCTGTGTGGTTACGGGCGGGGCTGGTCGGCGTCCTCGCAGGACTCGTGGGTTGGTGGCTTCCGCAGGCGATCGGAGGCGGACACTCGACCGCCGAAGCAGTCCTCCGCGGGCAATACGCGGCGGTCGGCTGCGTGGGCTTTCTGGTGGTGCTCTTCGTCGCGAAGTTCGTGATGACCATCGTCAGCTATGGGGCCGGGGTGCCAGGCGGTATCTTCGCGCCGCTGCTGGTGCTGGGGAGCCTCGTCGGCCTCATGACCGGCCAGGTAAGCGGACTGGCCTTCCCGGAGGTAGCGAACACGCCGGCGGCCTTTGCGGTGGTCGGGATGGCGGCGGCCTTCTCCTCGATCGTGCGCGCGCCGCTCACTGGGATCGTGCTGATCCTCGAGATGACCAGCAACTACGACCAGCTTCTGGCGCTGCTGGTGGCCTGCATGGTGGCCTTCCTCGTCGCTGAGCGCCTCGGGAACAAGCCGATCTATGAGGCACTGCTGGAGTATGACCTCAACCGCCGGGGCGTGCCGGAGCGCCCTAATGCCACAGAGGCGGTCACTCTGGAGCTGGCCGTCGAGTCCCGCTCGTGGATGGAGGGACGGCGGGTCGATGATCTCGGGCTGCCACCGGGCTGCCTCGTCGTGACCGTTGCCCGCGGCGTAGAGGAAGTCGTTCCCCAGCCGGACACCCGTCTGCAGGCCGGAGACCAGGTCAGGTTCGTCGTGTCCGGCCGTAAGCCCGCGATCTGTGCCACACTCAGCAGACGTGCCAAGATGCGGGAGGATCCCCCGCTACACCGGCACTGA
- a CDS encoding cation:proton antiporter, with product MAVTSLALVLVLGLAADHVSRRLRLPGLVGMLLVGLALGPKGLDWLSPQLLGVSADLRQVALVVILLRAGLMLRRETLQRLGWRVIALGTVPLGLEAAAVALLAPSLLGLRGLEAALVGTMTAAVSAAVVVPAMAGLADRLEGRDQDLPMLVLAATPLDNTCSVLLFASLLDLRGLQGAGQIAEHLWRLPVAVLTGAVVGGLLGWVLYRVFHHHNPRATKRTLIMVSLAVLLLAAEQALRGIVPFSGLAATLAMGLALTDRSDTFGAEVATKLSKVWVFAEVALFVLLGAMVDPQPALQVGLHGAILLAIGLTVRSVGAWLCLAGSPFSKPQRALGMACGVPKATVQAAVGATPLMLGFPGGQSILAMAVLCILLTAPLGAVLIDLLTRRAFPREKESTRGALAASAGQSEG from the coding sequence GTGGCGGTCACCAGTCTCGCACTAGTACTTGTCCTTGGGCTCGCGGCAGATCATGTTTCTCGTCGGCTTCGTCTGCCGGGGCTGGTTGGCATGCTGCTGGTGGGCCTGGCGCTGGGGCCGAAGGGTCTTGACTGGCTGAGCCCGCAACTACTGGGCGTGTCGGCCGACCTGCGCCAGGTGGCGCTGGTGGTCATTCTGCTTCGGGCGGGGCTGATGCTGCGACGGGAGACGCTGCAGCGGCTCGGCTGGCGTGTGATCGCACTGGGAACGGTGCCGCTGGGTCTTGAGGCCGCGGCGGTCGCACTGCTGGCGCCGTCCCTGCTGGGACTGCGGGGACTCGAGGCGGCGCTGGTGGGGACGATGACGGCTGCAGTGTCTGCGGCGGTAGTGGTCCCGGCGATGGCTGGTTTGGCGGACCGGCTGGAGGGCCGAGATCAGGACCTGCCGATGCTGGTTCTCGCAGCGACTCCACTGGACAACACGTGTTCGGTGCTGCTGTTCGCATCGCTGCTGGACCTGCGTGGTCTTCAGGGAGCAGGTCAGATTGCGGAGCACCTGTGGCGGCTGCCGGTTGCGGTACTGACCGGGGCTGTCGTCGGTGGGCTGTTAGGCTGGGTGCTGTACCGGGTGTTCCATCATCACAACCCGCGGGCCACCAAGCGCACACTTATCATGGTTAGCCTGGCGGTCCTGCTCCTGGCCGCCGAGCAGGCGCTGCGGGGAATCGTGCCCTTCTCGGGACTTGCGGCGACGCTGGCAATGGGTCTGGCGCTGACGGACCGCTCGGACACCTTCGGCGCTGAAGTTGCGACGAAGCTGAGCAAGGTGTGGGTGTTCGCCGAGGTAGCGCTCTTCGTGCTGCTGGGTGCCATGGTCGACCCACAACCCGCCCTGCAAGTTGGTCTCCACGGGGCCATACTCCTCGCCATCGGTCTGACGGTGCGCAGTGTCGGAGCCTGGCTGTGTCTGGCGGGCTCGCCCTTCAGCAAGCCTCAGCGCGCCCTCGGGATGGCCTGCGGGGTACCGAAGGCGACCGTTCAGGCTGCGGTGGGTGCGACTCCGCTAATGCTCGGCTTCCCGGGTGGGCAGAGCATCCTGGCGATGGCGGTCCTGTGCATCCTGCTCACCGCACCGCTGGGTGCTGTACTGATCGACCTTCTCACGAGACGGGCGTTCCCACGAGAGAAGGAGTCGACCAGGGGGGCCCTTGCGGCGTCTGCCGGGCAGTCTGAGGGATAG
- a CDS encoding prepilin-type N-terminal cleavage/methylation domain-containing protein: MRRGFTLIELLVVIAIIAILAAILFPVFARAREKARQTSCLSNIKQILLGSQMYLQDYDETFFGHYQGRRSIAGYPFYGGTGYLNWPMMIYPYTKNDQLYICPSNSQATWSFNFTAPDTTFGYGMNYWMTFFYYYITMSDIKTPAETIWYADCNYYVVYPTYYLYTYPADPTYGQTGTARLQLRHNDGVNLGFVDGHAKWMSRSAIEGDTGNTTASKYWWGR; the protein is encoded by the coding sequence ATGCGGCGTGGTTTCACCCTCATTGAGTTGCTGGTTGTGATCGCCATCATTGCCATCCTCGCGGCGATCTTGTTCCCCGTCTTCGCCAGAGCCCGAGAGAAAGCAAGGCAGACGAGCTGCCTGAGCAACATCAAGCAGATCCTGCTGGGCTCGCAGATGTACCTGCAGGACTACGATGAGACGTTCTTCGGGCACTACCAGGGGCGACGTAGTATCGCGGGCTACCCGTTCTACGGCGGCACGGGCTATCTGAACTGGCCCATGATGATCTACCCCTATACCAAGAACGACCAGTTGTACATCTGCCCCTCGAACTCACAGGCGACCTGGAGCTTCAACTTCACGGCGCCAGACACGACCTTCGGCTACGGCATGAACTACTGGATGACCTTCTTCTACTACTACATCACGATGTCCGACATCAAGACCCCGGCCGAGACGATCTGGTACGCGGACTGCAACTACTACGTCGTATACCCGACCTACTATCTGTACACGTACCCGGCCGATCCGACCTACGGGCAAACCGGCACCGCTCGGCTGCAGCTTCGCCATAACGACGGCGTGAACCTCGGCTTCGTGGATGGGCACGCGAAGTGGATGAGCCGCTCGGCGATCGAGGGCGACACCGGCAACACCACCGCGTCGAAGTACTGGTGGGGCCGCTAG
- the ccsA gene encoding cytochrome c biogenesis protein CcsA, with amino-acid sequence MTTLGLIGVYLAVAASAGGALLGLSRPGATRVLRACRVVALIGCGLAFCTLTVLVATGDVTVAYAQDHRAPADAPVGYRIAAVWAGQAGGLLLWCLEMALVTLFLSPQRQPRATAVLFAIQTCLLGLVALGNPFAPASSESAGGLNPLLQHPMMLIHPPMLFLGYALLSVPYALTLGALIDGTPDRWPRTVWPWTLVSWLALTFGNGFGAEWAYKTFGWGGFWSWDPVENTSFVPWILCAATVHCLWLSGRRPRALRWAAVCALTAYLAVLYGSFLARSGLLAGASVHAYVVGEKLMQWALTALLSLAAVAAGVFLALRWRSWAVAPEAETETAPTGTSSLVTWGVGALLGIAFLVLVGMSLPMFGPVPQTLAYNTFLMPLGVLLLVLMVLSVTGAALPPRLASVLGLAVAALVVVIVVLSLVITVPDGYARITAVILAPLLLIAGLTGCLECLWQLLRRRRPLLQSGSLVAHLGVAALLSGAVMSGYGTRSDQGFLPLGSQAAVAGHDLRLKSVQALSPEVIAAELDLDGEPASVQIEHSSKFSVELKRAWIRRGLLRDLYLTPLALLAEPSVLQGQKVPAGAMLQVSRKPGISLVWAGLLLMALGLFLALLRRLRSLPQKHEAT; translated from the coding sequence ATGACCACCCTTGGCCTGATCGGCGTCTATCTTGCCGTAGCTGCCTCCGCCGGCGGGGCGCTGCTGGGCTTGTCTCGCCCCGGTGCCACTCGAGTCCTGCGAGCATGCCGCGTCGTCGCGCTGATCGGTTGCGGGCTTGCTTTTTGCACACTCACGGTCCTGGTGGCAACCGGCGATGTCACCGTTGCCTACGCCCAGGATCACCGGGCTCCCGCCGATGCACCTGTTGGATACCGCATCGCCGCCGTCTGGGCCGGGCAAGCTGGTGGGCTACTTCTGTGGTGCCTGGAGATGGCGCTCGTCACCCTGTTCCTCAGTCCGCAGCGCCAGCCCCGGGCTACGGCCGTCCTCTTCGCGATCCAGACCTGTCTGCTCGGACTGGTCGCCCTTGGCAATCCCTTTGCCCCGGCCTCCTCCGAGTCGGCCGGCGGCCTCAACCCTCTCTTGCAGCACCCCATGATGCTGATCCATCCGCCCATGCTCTTCCTGGGCTATGCGCTGCTGTCCGTTCCTTACGCTCTCACTCTTGGCGCCCTGATCGACGGCACGCCAGACCGCTGGCCTCGGACGGTCTGGCCCTGGACTCTCGTCTCCTGGCTGGCCCTGACCTTCGGCAACGGTTTCGGCGCGGAATGGGCCTACAAGACCTTCGGCTGGGGCGGCTTCTGGTCCTGGGATCCGGTGGAGAACACCTCCTTCGTCCCCTGGATCCTCTGCGCCGCGACGGTTCACTGCCTCTGGCTTTCCGGGCGACGTCCGAGGGCTCTCCGCTGGGCCGCAGTCTGTGCCCTGACAGCCTACCTTGCCGTTCTCTACGGGTCCTTCCTCGCTCGGAGTGGGCTGCTTGCCGGGGCAAGTGTCCATGCCTATGTGGTGGGGGAGAAGCTCATGCAGTGGGCCCTGACGGCCCTGCTATCTCTTGCCGCGGTAGCTGCCGGGGTGTTCCTGGCTTTGCGCTGGCGCAGTTGGGCTGTGGCTCCCGAAGCTGAGACGGAGACCGCACCGACGGGCACCTCGTCCCTCGTAACCTGGGGAGTCGGCGCCTTGCTGGGGATCGCCTTCCTGGTTCTGGTCGGCATGTCCCTGCCCATGTTCGGCCCGGTACCGCAGACGCTGGCTTACAACACCTTCCTCATGCCCCTGGGTGTCCTGCTCCTGGTCCTGATGGTCCTCTCCGTCACCGGCGCAGCGCTGCCACCACGTCTGGCCTCGGTTCTCGGCCTGGCAGTAGCCGCCCTGGTTGTGGTCATCGTGGTCCTCTCTCTGGTCATCACGGTACCCGACGGTTACGCTCGCATCACCGCAGTGATCCTCGCTCCCCTGCTCCTGATCGCCGGACTCACCGGCTGCCTGGAGTGCCTGTGGCAGTTGCTCCGCAGGCGGCGTCCCCTTCTCCAGAGCGGTTCATTGGTTGCGCATCTGGGCGTCGCGGCGCTCCTGTCCGGAGCGGTGATGTCCGGCTATGGTACTCGCAGCGACCAGGGCTTCCTTCCCCTTGGCTCACAGGCGGCGGTGGCCGGACACGACCTGCGCCTCAAGTCGGTCCAGGCACTCTCGCCGGAGGTCATCGCCGCAGAGCTCGACCTCGACGGCGAGCCCGCGAGCGTCCAGATCGAGCACAGCAGCAAGTTCAGCGTGGAGCTCAAGCGCGCGTGGATCCGTCGGGGACTGCTGCGCGACCTGTACCTCACACCTCTGGCACTGTTGGCCGAGCCCTCTGTGTTGCAGGGGCAGAAGGTACCTGCCGGTGCGATGCTGCAGGTGAGTCGCAAGCCAGGCATCTCCCTGGTCTGGGCTGGACTGCTCCTGATGGCCCTCGGCCTGTTCCTTGCCCTCCTGCGTCGCCTTCGTTCCCTCCCGCAAAAGCACGAAGCCACCTGA
- the tssD gene encoding type VI secretion system tube protein TssD: MRGTWLGVVAAMALPAVVGAQIMSQPRALEATVVTPRLGSASSLLMTVTGATQGRFRGDEPRKGYEDAMEVVSIGGGVGAFGAPTTGARQHRPLVVRKAWSPATPQFLTAIAHNEKLASVAFDCWVTDAMARSSLAYTVKLTDAHVLDIRWYTATGTGAELPNGTLMEEITLWYQKIELTATNGKVSAMDER, encoded by the coding sequence ATGAGAGGGACGTGGCTAGGGGTCGTAGCGGCGATGGCCTTACCGGCAGTCGTAGGCGCACAGATCATGTCCCAGCCTCGGGCGCTCGAGGCGACGGTGGTTACCCCTCGACTAGGTTCGGCCAGCTCCCTGCTCATGACCGTGACCGGCGCGACGCAGGGCAGGTTCCGGGGTGACGAGCCACGGAAGGGCTACGAGGATGCCATGGAGGTGGTCTCCATCGGCGGCGGGGTCGGCGCCTTTGGTGCCCCGACCACTGGAGCACGCCAGCACAGACCTTTGGTCGTGCGCAAGGCCTGGAGCCCGGCGACGCCGCAGTTCCTGACCGCCATCGCCCACAACGAGAAGCTCGCCTCTGTGGCCTTCGACTGCTGGGTGACGGACGCCATGGCGAGGTCGAGCCTAGCCTATACAGTGAAGCTCACGGATGCCCATGTGCTCGATATCCGCTGGTATACGGCTACCGGCACGGGGGCGGAACTGCCCAACGGAACACTGATGGAAGAGATCACCTTGTGGTACCAGAAGATCGAGCTGACCGCGACCAACGGCAAGGTCTCTGCGATGGACGAGCGCTAA
- a CDS encoding slipin family protein, translated as MSPGNTVLLIVLSILILASLKIIQQYERGLKFTFGRFTGVMPPGLRIVVPIIQSYQKVDLRVKTVDIPGQDCVTKDNVSVHVNAVLYYRIIDATKSVLEVESYAYATSQLAQITMRNVVGQVELDQLLSQREQVSTHLREIVEKQTEPWGVMVENAELKDILLPEEMKRVIAKQAEAERERRAVIIRAEGERIAADNLVLAAKQLSGVDGGLHLRTLNALTDLSSDQSNTVVLALPIEVLKAIQKVADQGGQAGGITM; from the coding sequence ATGTCGCCCGGCAACACCGTGCTCCTTATCGTCCTGTCCATCCTGATCCTGGCGTCGCTGAAGATCATCCAACAATACGAGCGCGGCCTGAAGTTCACCTTCGGTAGGTTCACCGGGGTGATGCCTCCCGGCCTGCGGATCGTCGTCCCGATCATCCAGAGCTACCAGAAGGTCGACCTGCGCGTAAAGACCGTGGACATACCCGGCCAGGACTGCGTGACAAAGGACAATGTGTCCGTGCACGTCAACGCGGTGCTCTACTACCGGATCATCGACGCCACGAAGTCGGTGCTGGAGGTCGAAAGCTACGCCTACGCGACCTCACAGCTTGCGCAGATCACCATGCGCAACGTCGTCGGTCAGGTTGAGCTGGACCAGTTGCTTTCGCAGCGCGAGCAGGTCTCGACGCACCTGCGGGAGATCGTGGAGAAGCAGACAGAGCCCTGGGGCGTGATGGTCGAGAACGCGGAACTCAAGGACATCCTGCTTCCGGAAGAGATGAAGCGCGTCATCGCCAAGCAGGCAGAGGCCGAACGAGAGCGTCGTGCGGTCATCATCCGGGCTGAGGGTGAGCGGATCGCCGCCGACAACCTCGTCCTGGCCGCGAAGCAACTCAGCGGCGTCGACGGCGGCCTGCATCTGCGGACGCTGAATGCGCTGACCGACCTGTCCTCCGACCAGAGCAACACGGTGGTCCTGGCGCTGCCGATCGAGGTTCTGAAGGCCATCCAGAAGGTGGCCGATCAGGGCGGCCAGGCCGGCGGCATCACGATGTAA